TGTGCTTTCGCACCGTGCGGAAACCTCCAAGGGGCGTGCAGCGCTGAAGGACACGGAAAATGACGTCATCGATGGCCCGCATCTGATCGAACTTGCCGAACGGGAATTGCTCGTTCCGCTCGACCGTCAGGCACGGGCCCTTATTCTCAATTCATCCAAACGCGTGTCCGTCGTCACAGCGGTCAGCCCGCGAGCGGTTGTCGATCTTGCTTATGTATTGTTCGAAGTCACACGCCTCGTCCGCGCCATGGCGGAGCTCTATGGCGGACGGCCGGGAACGCTTGGAATGCTGAGGCTGCTTCGGGATGTCGTTGCGCATCTTGCCGTTACGGGCTCCATTGCCGTCGGCGACGGGCTCGCCCAGCAGGTTCTCGGCCATGGTCTCGCCACGAAACTCTCCGCCCGTCTGGGTGAAGGCGTCATCAACGGGCTGATGACGGCACGAATCGGTATTGCCGCCATGGATCTTTGCCGACCCCTGCCATTCCGGGCGGTGAAGCGGCCAGGGATCGGCGATTTCATGTCTGACCTCACACCCGATTTAAGCGGCGGAAAAAGCGGTGATAAAGCCTGATTTTCGGGCCTTTGATCTCCCAAAAAGGTTACGGACAAATCCGCAAATTAGCTCGAAATAAACCAAGCATTAACCATTCCGCCGCTAGATTGAAGCCTATCGCACAGGCTTCTTCGCCGGGGAAAGTATCATGTATTCGCGCTTCTTTTCGCTTATGGGCGGACTTGCCGCCATATTGTCCGTCAGTGGCGGCTTCGGTCTGTCTGACGTCCATGCCGCACCGCGCGATCGTGACGACGTGTTCTTTCGCTCGGTGGCTGGCGTCTGGAAAGGCCCGGGCGAAATCGTTGCCGGCAAGTACAAGGGCACCAAGTTCACCTGCGACCTGACGGGCGAGCCACTCGACGACAAGCAGACCGGCATCAAACTCGGCGGCACCTGCCGCGTCGGCGTTTTCA
This genomic interval from Agrobacterium tumefaciens contains the following:
- a CDS encoding YcjF family protein, yielding MKAPTQNDPQTRRPAAFTLETEDTASKPAAQKRSPRSFDAEVSLTRDEDDPFLAPEDIDAAALPVATPKKSRFSFGKVALGALGVLFSLAFGLWADQLIRNLFSRSDWLGYTATVSLLVALAAILALVGREVFGIMRLNAVQSLKADAETASLEKSAKPARAIVTRLNAVLSHRAETSKGRAALKDTENDVIDGPHLIELAERELLVPLDRQARALILNSSKRVSVVTAVSPRAVVDLAYVLFEVTRLVRAMAELYGGRPGTLGMLRLLRDVVAHLAVTGSIAVGDGLAQQVLGHGLATKLSARLGEGVINGLMTARIGIAAMDLCRPLPFRAVKRPGIGDFMSDLTPDLSGGKSGDKA